The segment CGGGCGGGACGAACGGGGCCTACCACTCACCGTCGAACTCGAGCACATGCTGTTCGTCCGCCCCGACATGGCCGCCGTCACGTTGCGCCAGATCTATCGGACCCGGAGGGCCCGGACCTCGGAACCCCGCTGTGGATCATGGCGAAGGCGGAGGGTCGCTGACTCCTCCGCCTGAGTCGGTGATTCCGGCTCCGTTTTGGGTCACTGGACACGGTGAACGCGGGCGAGTGTTCCTGACTCCATCGCGACGTACACGCCCCCGTCGGGCTCCAGCGTCAGCCCGTGTGGCTCACTTCCCGCGGCCGCGAGGTCGTGGTGGGAGAACTGGCCGGCCGGGCCGATCCAGCCCAGGCGGTTCGCCGCCCACTCGGTGAACCAGCACCCACCGGTGGGGTCGGCGACGATCGCGTGCGGGCGTGCCTCCCTGTCTGGCAGGGGGAACTCCTCGATCGATCCGTCAGGGTCGACCCGGCCGATCTGACCGGCGAGGATCTCGACGAACCACACGGACTCGCCGTCGTGGGTGAGTCCCACGGGGCCGGCGTCGGGAGTCGGCAGCGGAAGGATGTCCACGGCGCCGTCCAGGTCGACGCGGCCGATGGCGTTGCCCTGGTTCAGCGTGAACCACAGGGCGTCGGTGGCGGCCACGATCGCCGAGGGGAACCCCCCGGCCACGGGCAGCGGATACTCCCGCGTCTCCCCCGCCGTCGTGATCCGGCCGATGGAGTGTCGGTTCATCATGGTGAACCACAGGGCACCGTCCGGCCCGGTGGCGATTCCGTAGGGGCCGCTCTGGAGGTGGGGCGGATCGTAGGCCACCACGGATCCGTCAGTCATGACGCGACCGATCCGATGGTCGCGGTACCGCGTGAACCACAGCCCGCCGTCGGGGCCGGGCGTGATGACGGTCGGGCCGGACTCCGGTGCGCCGAGCGGATAGGTCCGCACGTCGCCGTCGGGGGTGGCCCGGGCGATCGCGCCCGCGTGGACGAGGGTGACCCACAGCGCGCCGTCCGGTCCGGAAACGACGTCGTAGGGGCCACCGTGGTCGGAGATCGAAACGCTGGACAGCCGATCAGTCATGGTGTGTCCTTCACTGGTGGGT is part of the Spiractinospora alimapuensis genome and harbors:
- a CDS encoding Vgb family protein; translated protein: MTDRLSSVSISDHGGPYDVVSGPDGALWVTLVHAGAIARATPDGDVRTYPLGAPESGPTVITPGPDGGLWFTRYRDHRIGRVMTDGSVVAYDPPHLQSGPYGIATGPDGALWFTMMNRHSIGRITTAGETREYPLPVAGGFPSAIVAATDALWFTLNQGNAIGRVDLDGAVDILPLPTPDAGPVGLTHDGESVWFVEILAGQIGRVDPDGSIEEFPLPDREARPHAIVADPTGGCWFTEWAANRLGWIGPAGQFSHHDLAAAGSEPHGLTLEPDGGVYVAMESGTLARVHRVQ